A single region of the Aptenodytes patagonicus chromosome 7, bAptPat1.pri.cur, whole genome shotgun sequence genome encodes:
- the CEP170B gene encoding centrosomal protein of 170 kDa protein B isoform X3, giving the protein MSSVHSNMYVLEQIQHKVPEEALKHEKYTSQLQMNYKGTAMKRAEQSMEHGVYTESPQTKLEKGERKAITETSTYRTPLYGQPSWWGEDDANNKEDRRQEEHYSERSKEITQHEEELNGNISAYRDAQEQSVFAFRREPSYFEIPTKEFQQPSKSPETQVHEIPTKDVDAVVAPVVQSHASFTIEFDDGTPGKIKIKDHVTKFSLRQRRPYSKEPAHTEVMSAESKVADWLVHNDPSLMRRQSPGDDVYSTKSDLPVHVRTLKGNRHEDGTQSDSEDPVVPKAEKETTTGSERVTEQTRLQRQMRRDPHEMLHNKQAFVIEFFEDTPRKKRSQSFTHSAHSSQSDTDPPGLKTKVEKRKNALPAEKLGNVVLPSHLGAQAGKPNNSPSGTQRTSSFKREKTEDRISSSSSSASRASAKTYGSIGRKSKMAQDFMAEYLRETAQSGKPSAEKPAPLPMPVAPCVVISSEPEPASAPPPEVKSAQGRRNDEEDSVSETGTYTIETESQDKEVEEARKMIDQVFGVLESPEFSRISSAFRPIIKGEKDDSGSHQHLISENGTNQKSPLLQAFASKAVSGSQADVQMSAASQGSQKWVSRWASLADSYSDSGSVSGQGDGGAESSVAPKPGEPENAVPLRTRRLLPQLPPSDKSDGSTPTVLVCQESYSEVTKRTIMKDHCVEAYGDPSSCLFIQEDLDPDSLSDASRSDDGFSMEKGKKYKENNKMLEQMGEETKSESRQPGVSRVSNVRAVSEPVSTSFYIGGDSNDVGIPSKLSLSVSHARADKDGKDQEFSFKSAGTPVPGKPPVKDVSAYVNAAGKVVISLHQSLPQDEENMAGKEASSFVRQESFTKDKSSSGVPQNKLPHISSHPLLKDLEAVRSTRMDFGQETHLLLKDTETALAALEAKLLGQSQQLEPSETAGQLEDSLSGDSDVDTASTVSLVSGKNVPMSTPKRKAVVSLQKEKSSSTPSIQDQCGQPSARDRLTEKRKTQAPEASNRTEATKRFQMKRSAGARGSLDFTDDEKSSSLPYLPVSDAVVSDHEHSVTRPVPRRKPFTQATKEDHSKMTSNVQKIQQVLTRSNSLSTPRPTRASKLRRARLGDASDNECVDTEKTASNPEATAPGPKQSMETKKLSRLDILAMPRKRAGSFTVPSDSETAQSRSGFSGRSVESYRKTGVSEVRAAAKKMAAAASTKQPFSRTRSSSVKYSSSSTSRRRPQGSDYTSTSEEEYGSNHSSPKHKRSHTSTATQTPRIRGSGLSKQKHNGRETDDDEDFDDHPDPYNFMAQTAEIAEIARLSQTLVKDVAILAREIHDVAGDGDSQSSSGTGPSTSLSSVPNTPASTISAREEIARRSFRLAYPSQLVQHIPEASLNYQKVPPGSVELKDFDQNMNDNREEDPSRKTRTRNREEVIFDNLMLNPVSQLSHTIRENTENLAEKMKILFQNSERTWEEMEAKINSENEVPILKTSNKEISSILKELRRVQKQLEVINAIIDPTGNLDVVASNKASSAAKQSTATKVRTANTSGSTLETLSPAQMRNYTKKSNCGSSSLQDSNFIPDGEKYVI; this is encoded by the exons AGACCAGTACATATCGCACCCCTCTTTATGGGCAGCCCTCCTGGTGGGGGGAAGATGATGCAAATAACAAGGAGGACAGAAGGCAAGAGGAACATTACTCAG aaAGATCAAAAGAGATAACGCAACATGAAGAGGAACTGAATGGTAATATTTCTGCTTATAGAGATGCCCAAGAACAGTCTGTGTTTGCCTTCCGGAGAGAGCCAAGTTACTTTGAGATTCCAACTAAAGAATTTCAGCAGCCATCAAAATCTCCAGAAACACAGGTCCATGAGATCCCAACAAAGGATGTTGATGCTGTAGTAGCCCCCGTTGTACAGAGTCATGCCTCTTTCACCATTGAATTTGATGATGGTACTCCCggtaaaataaagataaaagaccACGTAACTAAATTTTCTCTCAGACAGAGAAGACCGTATAGTAAGGAACCAGCTCATACAGAAGTGATGTCAGCGGAGAGCAAAGTGGCTGACTGGCTTGTCCACAATGACCCAAGCTTGATGAGACGGCAGTCTCCAGGAGATGATGTGTATAGTACAAAGAGTGACCTGCCGGTTCATGTGAGGACACTTAAAG GCAATAGGCATGAAGACGGAACGCAGAGTGACTCCGAAGACCCCGTGGTGCCCAAGGCAGAGAAGGAGACGACGACAGGCAGCGAACGTGTGACGGAGCAAACCAGGCTGCAGCGCCAGATGAGGCGTGACCCCCATGAGATGCTTCACAACAAGCAGGCCTTTGTCATCGAGTTCTTTGAGGACACGCCGCGGAAGAAGCGATCACAGTCCTTCACGCACAGTGCTCACTCCTCCCAGAGCGACACTGATCCGCCGGGGCTGAAGACCAAGGTCGAAAAGCGCAAGAATGCGTTGCCGGCAGAGAAGCTGGGAAATGTGGTGCTGCCGTCCCACCTCGGGGCCCAGGCGGGCAAACCCAATAACAGCCCCTCCGGGACCCAAAGAACTAGCTCCTTCAAGAGGGAGAAGACGGAGGATCGGATCAGCTCTTCGTCCTCCTCTGCTTCCAGAGCATCAGCCAAAACTTACGGGAGCATTGGGAGGAAGTCTAAAATGGCTCAGGATTTTATGGCTGAGTACTTGCGGGAGACTGCTCAGTCTGGGAAGCCAAGCGCTGAGAAACCAGCTCCTCTGCCCATGCCGGTAGCTCCATGCGTGGTTATATCATCAGAACCAGAGCCTGCCTCTGCTCCACCTCCGGAGGTAAAGTCTGCCCAGGGCAGGAGGAATGATGAGGAAGACAGCGTGAGCGAGACGGGAACATACACCATTGAGACGGAGTCGCAGGATaaagaggtggaggaagcacGAAAAATGATAGATCag GTTTTTGGTGTTCTTGAGTCACCCGAATTTTCCAGAATCTCTTCGGCCTTTAGACCAATAATTAAAGGCGAAAAAGATGACTCCGGTTCTCATCAGCATCTAATCAGTGAAAATGGCACTAACCAGAAGTCACCCTTGCTCCAGGCATTTGCCTCAAAAGCTGTGAGTGGGTCTCAGGCTGATGTGCAG ATGTCTGCAGCATCTCAAGGGAGTCAGAAGTGGGTATCTAGGTGGGCAAGCCTTGCGGATAGTTACTCTGACTCTGGATCTGTCTCTGGGCAGGGTGATGGAGGTGCAG AAAGCAGTGTAGCCCCAAAACCTGGGGAACCAGAAAATGCTGTGCCCTTGAGAACAAGGCGCCTTCTTCCCCAACTCCCACCAAGCGATAAATCAGACGGCTCCACGCCCACGGTCCTGGTCTGCCAGGAGTCCTATTCTGAGGTTACCAAGAGAACCATCATGAAGGACCACTGTGTGGAAGCCTATGGTgatcccagcagctgcctcttCATCCAAGAAGACTTGGATCCAGATAGCCTCAGTGATGCCAGCAGATCTGACGATGGCTTCAGCatggaaaaaggcaagaaatataAAGAGAACAATAAAATGCTAGAGCAGATgggggaagaaacaaaatcagAGAGCCGGCAGCCAGGAGTCTCCCGGGTGTCAAACGTGAGAGCTGTAAGTGAGCCAGTTTCTACTTCATTCTACATTGGTGGGGACAGCAACGACGTGGGGATTCCCTCGAAGCTCTCTCTGAGCGTGTCCCATGCTCGAGCAGACAAAGACGGCAAGGATCAGGAGTTTTCCTTCAAGTCTGCTGGCACACCAGTTCCTGGAAAGCCACCAGTCAAAGATGTTAGCGCTTACGTTAATGCAGCAGGAAAAGTGGTTATTTCCCTTCACCAGAGTCTTCCTCAAGATGAGGAAAACATGGCAGGAAAGGAAGCATCATCTTTTGTTAGACAGGAAAGTTTTACCAAAGATAAATCAAGCAGTGGTGTTCCTCAAAATAAACTCCCGCATATTTCAAGTCACCCTCTGCTTAAAGATTTAGAGGCTGTTCGGTCAACCCGTATGGACTTTGGTCAGGAGACTCATCTTCTCCTTAAGGATACTGAAACTGCCTTGGCAGCACTGGAAGCCAAATTACTTGGTCAAAGCCAACAGCTGGAGCCCTCAGAAACTGCTGGTCAGCTGGAGGACTCCTTGTCAGGGGACTCGGACGTGGACACCGCCAGCACGGTCAGCTTAGTGAGCGGCAAGAACGTCCCAATGAGCACCCCAAAACGCAAAGCAGTTGTGAGCTTGCAGAAGGAGAAATCTTCCTCCACGCCGTCCATCCAGGACCAGTGTGGACAGCCCAGCGCTCGGGACAGGCTGACAGAGAAGCGGAAAACGCAAGCACCGGAGGCATCAAACCGCACAGAGGCCACCAAACGCTTCCAGATGAAGCGGAGCGCTGGGGCTCGAGGGTCGCTTGACTTCACGGATGACGAGAAAAGCTCGAGCCTGCCCTACTTGCCGGTCTCTGACGCGGTTGTGTCTGACCATGAGCACTCAGTAACCCGGCCGGTTCCCAGAAGAAAGCCTTTTACTCAGGCCACCAAGGAGGACCACAGCAAAATGACCTCCAATGTGCAGAAAATCCAGCAAGTTCTCACCCGCTCCAACAGTTTATCCACCCCGCGGCCCACGAGGGCCTCAAAGCTACGTCGTGCCCGGCTGGGCGATGCTTCAGACAACGAATGTGTCGATACTGAGAAAACGGCCTCCAACCCTGAAGCCACTGCTCCGGGCCCCAAGCAGTCCATGGAGACGAAGAAGCTTTCCCGGCTGGACATCCTTGCCATGCCTAGGAAACGGGCAGGTTCGTTTACAGTGCCCAGTGACTCTGAGACAGCGCAGTCGAGGTCGGGGTTTTCGGGTCGGAGTGTGGAGTCCTATCGGAAGACGGGTGTTTCGGAGGTTAGAGCCGCAGCAAAGAAAATGGCAGCCGCTGCTTCCACGAAGCAGCCTTTCAGCCGGACCCGTTCAAGCAGTGTCAAGTATTCCTCCTCGTCCA CATCAAGGCGGAGACCACAGGGTTCAGATTACACTTCTACTTCGGAGGAAGAATATGGCTCAAATCACAGCTCCCCTAAACACAAACGCTCCCATACTTCAACAGCCACACAAACACCGAGGATACGTGGCTCTGGGCTGAGCAAGCAGAAGCACAATGGCAGAGAAACGGATGACGATGAAGATTTTGACGATCACCCTGACCCCTACAACTTCATGGCGCAAACAGCAGAGATAGCAGAAATAGCCAG GCTCAGCCAAACCTTGGTGAAGGATGTGGCCATCCTTGCTCGAGAGATTCATGATGTTGCTGGAGATGGGGACTCACAGAGTTCATCAGGGACTGGACCAAGCACCTCCCTCAGCTCTGTGCCCAACACTCCTGCTTCTACCATATCAGCGAGAGAAGAG ATTGCTCGTAGATCTTTTCGGCTGGCATATCCATCTCAG TTGGTGCAGCACATTCCAGAAGCAAGTCTGAACTACCAGAAAGTGCCTCCGGGATCAGTGGAACTGAAGGATTTTGACCAAAATATGAACGATAATAGAGAAGAGGATCCCTCAAGAAAAACAAGGACAAGAAACCGTGAGGAG GTAATCTTTGACAATCTGATGTTGAACCCCGTGTCCCAGTTATCACATACAATCCgtgaaaatacagaaaacctAGCTGAAAAAATGAA GATTCTGTTTCAAAACTCGGAAAGGACCTGGGAGGAGATGGAGgccaaaattaattcagaaaacgAAGTGCCAATTCTGAAGACATCAAACAAG GAAATCAGTTCTATCCTGAAGGAGCTCAGGAGAGTTCAAAAACAGCTTGAAG TCATAAATGCTATCATTGACCCTACTGGAAACTTGGATGTAGTAGCCAGTAACAAAGCATCTTCTGCTGCAAAACAATCTACAGCCACTAAAGTCAGGACTGCTAACACTTCTGGATCCACACTGGAGACTTTGTCCCCAGCACAGATGAGAAACTACACAAAGAAATCGAACTGTGGGTCTTCTAGCTTACAAGATTCGAATTTCATTCCAGATGGAGAGAAATATGTGATCTGA
- the CEP170B gene encoding centrosomal protein of 170 kDa protein B isoform X2, which yields MSSVHSNMYVLEQIQHKVPEEALKHEKYTSQLQMNYKGTAMKRAEQSMEHGVYTESPQTKLEKGERKAITETSTYRTPLYGQPSWWGEDDANNKEDRRQEEHYSERSKEITQHEEELNGNISAYRDAQEQSVFAFRREPSYFEIPTKEFQQPSKSPETQVHEIPTKDVDAVVAPVVQSHASFTIEFDDGTPGKIKIKDHVTKFSLRQRRPYSKEPAHTEVMSAESKVADWLVHNDPSLMRRQSPGDDVYSTKSDLPVHVRTLKGSWSLTESCCVPSHPFPSPKKGNRHEDGTQSDSEDPVVPKAEKETTTGSERVTEQTRLQRQMRRDPHEMLHNKQAFVIEFFEDTPRKKRSQSFTHSAHSSQSDTDPPGLKTKVEKRKNALPAEKLGNVVLPSHLGAQAGKPNNSPSGTQRTSSFKREKTEDRISSSSSSASRASAKTYGSIGRKSKMAQDFMAEYLRETAQSGKPSAEKPAPLPMPVAPCVVISSEPEPASAPPPEVKSAQGRRNDEEDSVSETGTYTIETESQDKEVEEARKMIDQVFGVLESPEFSRISSAFRPIIKGEKDDSGSHQHLISENGTNQKSPLLQAFASKAVSGSQADVQMSAASQGSQKWVSRWASLADSYSDSGSVSGQGDGGAESSVAPKPGEPENAVPLRTRRLLPQLPPSDKSDGSTPTVLVCQESYSEVTKRTIMKDHCVEAYGDPSSCLFIQEDLDPDSLSDASRSDDGFSMEKGKKYKENNKMLEQMGEETKSESRQPGVSRVSNVRAVSEPVSTSFYIGGDSNDVGIPSKLSLSVSHARADKDGKDQEFSFKSAGTPVPGKPPVKDVSAYVNAAGKVVISLHQSLPQDEENMAGKEASSFVRQESFTKDKSSSGVPQNKLPHISSHPLLKDLEAVRSTRMDFGQETHLLLKDTETALAALEAKLLGQSQQLEPSETAGQLEDSLSGDSDVDTASTVSLVSGKNVPMSTPKRKAVVSLQKEKSSSTPSIQDQCGQPSARDRLTEKRKTQAPEASNRTEATKRFQMKRSAGARGSLDFTDDEKSSSLPYLPVSDAVVSDHEHSVTRPVPRRKPFTQATKEDHSKMTSNVQKIQQVLTRSNSLSTPRPTRASKLRRARLGDASDNECVDTEKTASNPEATAPGPKQSMETKKLSRLDILAMPRKRAGSFTVPSDSETAQSRSGFSGRSVESYRKTGVSEVRAAAKKMAAAASTKQPFSRTRSSSVKYSSSSTSRRRPQGSDYTSTSEEEYGSNHSSPKHKRSHTSTATQTPRIRGSGLSKQKHNGRETDDDEDFDDHPDPYNFMAQTAEIAEIARLSQTLVKDVAILAREIHDVAGDGDSQSSSGTGPSTSLSSVPNTPASTISAREELVQHIPEASLNYQKVPPGSVELKDFDQNMNDNREEDPSRKTRTRNREEVIFDNLMLNPVSQLSHTIRENTENLAEKMKILFQNSERTWEEMEAKINSENEVPILKTSNKEISSILKELRRVQKQLEVINAIIDPTGNLDVVASNKASSAAKQSTATKVRTANTSGSTLETLSPAQMRNYTKKSNCGSSSLQDSNFIPDGEKYVI from the exons AGACCAGTACATATCGCACCCCTCTTTATGGGCAGCCCTCCTGGTGGGGGGAAGATGATGCAAATAACAAGGAGGACAGAAGGCAAGAGGAACATTACTCAG aaAGATCAAAAGAGATAACGCAACATGAAGAGGAACTGAATGGTAATATTTCTGCTTATAGAGATGCCCAAGAACAGTCTGTGTTTGCCTTCCGGAGAGAGCCAAGTTACTTTGAGATTCCAACTAAAGAATTTCAGCAGCCATCAAAATCTCCAGAAACACAGGTCCATGAGATCCCAACAAAGGATGTTGATGCTGTAGTAGCCCCCGTTGTACAGAGTCATGCCTCTTTCACCATTGAATTTGATGATGGTACTCCCggtaaaataaagataaaagaccACGTAACTAAATTTTCTCTCAGACAGAGAAGACCGTATAGTAAGGAACCAGCTCATACAGAAGTGATGTCAGCGGAGAGCAAAGTGGCTGACTGGCTTGTCCACAATGACCCAAGCTTGATGAGACGGCAGTCTCCAGGAGATGATGTGTATAGTACAAAGAGTGACCTGCCGGTTCATGTGAGGACACTTAAAG GTTCCTGGTCGTTGACTGAATCGTGTTGTGTGCCTTCACACCCGTTTCCTTCTccaaaaaaag GCAATAGGCATGAAGACGGAACGCAGAGTGACTCCGAAGACCCCGTGGTGCCCAAGGCAGAGAAGGAGACGACGACAGGCAGCGAACGTGTGACGGAGCAAACCAGGCTGCAGCGCCAGATGAGGCGTGACCCCCATGAGATGCTTCACAACAAGCAGGCCTTTGTCATCGAGTTCTTTGAGGACACGCCGCGGAAGAAGCGATCACAGTCCTTCACGCACAGTGCTCACTCCTCCCAGAGCGACACTGATCCGCCGGGGCTGAAGACCAAGGTCGAAAAGCGCAAGAATGCGTTGCCGGCAGAGAAGCTGGGAAATGTGGTGCTGCCGTCCCACCTCGGGGCCCAGGCGGGCAAACCCAATAACAGCCCCTCCGGGACCCAAAGAACTAGCTCCTTCAAGAGGGAGAAGACGGAGGATCGGATCAGCTCTTCGTCCTCCTCTGCTTCCAGAGCATCAGCCAAAACTTACGGGAGCATTGGGAGGAAGTCTAAAATGGCTCAGGATTTTATGGCTGAGTACTTGCGGGAGACTGCTCAGTCTGGGAAGCCAAGCGCTGAGAAACCAGCTCCTCTGCCCATGCCGGTAGCTCCATGCGTGGTTATATCATCAGAACCAGAGCCTGCCTCTGCTCCACCTCCGGAGGTAAAGTCTGCCCAGGGCAGGAGGAATGATGAGGAAGACAGCGTGAGCGAGACGGGAACATACACCATTGAGACGGAGTCGCAGGATaaagaggtggaggaagcacGAAAAATGATAGATCag GTTTTTGGTGTTCTTGAGTCACCCGAATTTTCCAGAATCTCTTCGGCCTTTAGACCAATAATTAAAGGCGAAAAAGATGACTCCGGTTCTCATCAGCATCTAATCAGTGAAAATGGCACTAACCAGAAGTCACCCTTGCTCCAGGCATTTGCCTCAAAAGCTGTGAGTGGGTCTCAGGCTGATGTGCAG ATGTCTGCAGCATCTCAAGGGAGTCAGAAGTGGGTATCTAGGTGGGCAAGCCTTGCGGATAGTTACTCTGACTCTGGATCTGTCTCTGGGCAGGGTGATGGAGGTGCAG AAAGCAGTGTAGCCCCAAAACCTGGGGAACCAGAAAATGCTGTGCCCTTGAGAACAAGGCGCCTTCTTCCCCAACTCCCACCAAGCGATAAATCAGACGGCTCCACGCCCACGGTCCTGGTCTGCCAGGAGTCCTATTCTGAGGTTACCAAGAGAACCATCATGAAGGACCACTGTGTGGAAGCCTATGGTgatcccagcagctgcctcttCATCCAAGAAGACTTGGATCCAGATAGCCTCAGTGATGCCAGCAGATCTGACGATGGCTTCAGCatggaaaaaggcaagaaatataAAGAGAACAATAAAATGCTAGAGCAGATgggggaagaaacaaaatcagAGAGCCGGCAGCCAGGAGTCTCCCGGGTGTCAAACGTGAGAGCTGTAAGTGAGCCAGTTTCTACTTCATTCTACATTGGTGGGGACAGCAACGACGTGGGGATTCCCTCGAAGCTCTCTCTGAGCGTGTCCCATGCTCGAGCAGACAAAGACGGCAAGGATCAGGAGTTTTCCTTCAAGTCTGCTGGCACACCAGTTCCTGGAAAGCCACCAGTCAAAGATGTTAGCGCTTACGTTAATGCAGCAGGAAAAGTGGTTATTTCCCTTCACCAGAGTCTTCCTCAAGATGAGGAAAACATGGCAGGAAAGGAAGCATCATCTTTTGTTAGACAGGAAAGTTTTACCAAAGATAAATCAAGCAGTGGTGTTCCTCAAAATAAACTCCCGCATATTTCAAGTCACCCTCTGCTTAAAGATTTAGAGGCTGTTCGGTCAACCCGTATGGACTTTGGTCAGGAGACTCATCTTCTCCTTAAGGATACTGAAACTGCCTTGGCAGCACTGGAAGCCAAATTACTTGGTCAAAGCCAACAGCTGGAGCCCTCAGAAACTGCTGGTCAGCTGGAGGACTCCTTGTCAGGGGACTCGGACGTGGACACCGCCAGCACGGTCAGCTTAGTGAGCGGCAAGAACGTCCCAATGAGCACCCCAAAACGCAAAGCAGTTGTGAGCTTGCAGAAGGAGAAATCTTCCTCCACGCCGTCCATCCAGGACCAGTGTGGACAGCCCAGCGCTCGGGACAGGCTGACAGAGAAGCGGAAAACGCAAGCACCGGAGGCATCAAACCGCACAGAGGCCACCAAACGCTTCCAGATGAAGCGGAGCGCTGGGGCTCGAGGGTCGCTTGACTTCACGGATGACGAGAAAAGCTCGAGCCTGCCCTACTTGCCGGTCTCTGACGCGGTTGTGTCTGACCATGAGCACTCAGTAACCCGGCCGGTTCCCAGAAGAAAGCCTTTTACTCAGGCCACCAAGGAGGACCACAGCAAAATGACCTCCAATGTGCAGAAAATCCAGCAAGTTCTCACCCGCTCCAACAGTTTATCCACCCCGCGGCCCACGAGGGCCTCAAAGCTACGTCGTGCCCGGCTGGGCGATGCTTCAGACAACGAATGTGTCGATACTGAGAAAACGGCCTCCAACCCTGAAGCCACTGCTCCGGGCCCCAAGCAGTCCATGGAGACGAAGAAGCTTTCCCGGCTGGACATCCTTGCCATGCCTAGGAAACGGGCAGGTTCGTTTACAGTGCCCAGTGACTCTGAGACAGCGCAGTCGAGGTCGGGGTTTTCGGGTCGGAGTGTGGAGTCCTATCGGAAGACGGGTGTTTCGGAGGTTAGAGCCGCAGCAAAGAAAATGGCAGCCGCTGCTTCCACGAAGCAGCCTTTCAGCCGGACCCGTTCAAGCAGTGTCAAGTATTCCTCCTCGTCCA CATCAAGGCGGAGACCACAGGGTTCAGATTACACTTCTACTTCGGAGGAAGAATATGGCTCAAATCACAGCTCCCCTAAACACAAACGCTCCCATACTTCAACAGCCACACAAACACCGAGGATACGTGGCTCTGGGCTGAGCAAGCAGAAGCACAATGGCAGAGAAACGGATGACGATGAAGATTTTGACGATCACCCTGACCCCTACAACTTCATGGCGCAAACAGCAGAGATAGCAGAAATAGCCAG GCTCAGCCAAACCTTGGTGAAGGATGTGGCCATCCTTGCTCGAGAGATTCATGATGTTGCTGGAGATGGGGACTCACAGAGTTCATCAGGGACTGGACCAAGCACCTCCCTCAGCTCTGTGCCCAACACTCCTGCTTCTACCATATCAGCGAGAGAAGAG TTGGTGCAGCACATTCCAGAAGCAAGTCTGAACTACCAGAAAGTGCCTCCGGGATCAGTGGAACTGAAGGATTTTGACCAAAATATGAACGATAATAGAGAAGAGGATCCCTCAAGAAAAACAAGGACAAGAAACCGTGAGGAG GTAATCTTTGACAATCTGATGTTGAACCCCGTGTCCCAGTTATCACATACAATCCgtgaaaatacagaaaacctAGCTGAAAAAATGAA GATTCTGTTTCAAAACTCGGAAAGGACCTGGGAGGAGATGGAGgccaaaattaattcagaaaacgAAGTGCCAATTCTGAAGACATCAAACAAG GAAATCAGTTCTATCCTGAAGGAGCTCAGGAGAGTTCAAAAACAGCTTGAAG TCATAAATGCTATCATTGACCCTACTGGAAACTTGGATGTAGTAGCCAGTAACAAAGCATCTTCTGCTGCAAAACAATCTACAGCCACTAAAGTCAGGACTGCTAACACTTCTGGATCCACACTGGAGACTTTGTCCCCAGCACAGATGAGAAACTACACAAAGAAATCGAACTGTGGGTCTTCTAGCTTACAAGATTCGAATTTCATTCCAGATGGAGAGAAATATGTGATCTGA